Genomic DNA from Turicibacter faecis:
CCATGCGTGAAATTGATATCTTAAACTTTCTACTTGATTTATCTCCTGAATTAAAAGCAACCTATGATTTATATCAAGGGTTACTTTTCGCTCTTCAGACAAAAAACTTAAAACGATTTAATCATTTACTCGAAACGGAACATCCGCTTGTTTCTCCTGAGTTTCAAACGGCTTTCCAAACCTTTAAAACTTATCAATCCTATATTAAAAATACACTCTCAACTCATTACACAAATGGTCCCATCGAAGGAATTAATAATAAAATTAAGGTCATTAAGCGTATTGCCTTTGGATATCGTAGTTTCTATCACTTTAAATCTCGTATTCTCATGGTTCAAAATCTAACAAAGCCTAAAACGAAAATCCTAGCAGCATAGCTACTAGGATTTCGATTTGAATTTTCGTTGTAACAGGTTACAAATTAATCAGCAACACTATTTGACAAAGAACCGGATTTAGTCGCTCAATGGCGTCCTAAATCCCCACATTAGTCCTCACTAATTTGTGAAGACTCTAAAACTTTTTTTAATTTCTTTTTAAAATCTGGCCTTGGCATCATTAAAACTCTCTCACAGTGACAACACTTGATTTTAATATCAGCCCCTAAACGAATAACTTGCCAACGATTAGTTCCACAGGGGTGCTGTTTTTTCATTTCAACAATATCATTCAAACCAAATGATGCATTATTCACTACTGTGCCCCTCCTTCATTCTTCTGATAAATTACCATTTTAGAATATGGAATCTCAATATTATGCTGGTCAAAAGATTTTTTTATTAATCGACGTAACTCACGTTGAATATGCCATTGTTGTAATGGTGAAACCTCTGCTATCATTCGAATAACAATTGCTGAATCAGCTAATTCTTGTACACCTAAAATTTGTGGCAACTGTAAAATAGTCTCATATTTATCAAAAGCGTCTTGTGCTACACCCTCTAATACTAAAATTGCTTGATCAATATCGGCCTCGTATGCAATGCTAATATCCAACACGGCTTGTCCATTTGAAACCGAGTGATTAATCACCTTACCTATATTTCCATTAGGAATAATCACAATTTCCCCGGTTAAGACACGAATCTTTACAGATCTTAATCCAATTTCTGTTACTGTTCCTGTATTCCCGTCAATTTCTACAAAGTCTCCTACTGAAAATAGGTCTTCAAAAATGATAAAAAATCCCATCGTAATATCATCTAACATACTCTTTGCGGCAAATCCAATTACAACAAAGAAGGCACTGGACGCAATTAATAAATTTTGAAGTGGAATAAAAATAGATACTAACCATAGAATCAAAACAATATTAACAGTATATCGCCAAATATTTAAAGACAGGCTTTCAAATGTTTCTTTTCGTCTCTCTGTTCCCCCAGTAACCTTCTGAATACGTTCAACATTTACAGCAAAGGCTTTTTTCAACATGTTCTTTCCAAGCCTTCTTATAACTGACATGATTACACAAACTAAAATTACACTAATAATTTTGAATCCCACGTTAATTAGTAACTCGTTTAATTGTTCCTTCGCAAAAAAATTCTGAATTCTATCAGCAAGTGCTAGAGAAATAGCAAAAAACGGATTTACTTTTATTATATCTGGACTAAAAAACAAAAAATTCAATTAACTTCCTCCTCATTTACTCTAATCCCATCATCTCCAGTAATCTATTTAAATCATCCATTGTCATATAATCAATAATAATTTGGCCTTTACCATTTTTTTCTTTAAGTTTAACCTTTGTTCCAAAATAAGATTTTAAATTAGATTCGACATATTCTAGGTGCGGATTTACTATTTTTTTTATTTTCTTCTCTTCTGCCGGATGTGTAATTCCAATTTCTTTTATTAAATCCTCTAGTTCACGAACCGAAATTTGTTTTTCTTTAATAATATTTACGAGCTTTAAGACTAACTGTTCATCCTTTAATCCCGCTAAAACTTTACCGTGTCCCACCGAAATTACACCATTTTCGATTTCTTCCTGTACCGATTGTGGTAATTGTAATAAGC
This window encodes:
- a CDS encoding DUF951 domain-containing protein, coding for MNNASFGLNDIVEMKKQHPCGTNRWQVIRLGADIKIKCCHCERVLMMPRPDFKKKLKKVLESSQISED
- a CDS encoding mechanosensitive ion channel family protein → MNFLFFSPDIIKVNPFFAISLALADRIQNFFAKEQLNELLINVGFKIISVILVCVIMSVIRRLGKNMLKKAFAVNVERIQKVTGGTERRKETFESLSLNIWRYTVNIVLILWLVSIFIPLQNLLIASSAFFVVIGFAAKSMLDDITMGFFIIFEDLFSVGDFVEIDGNTGTVTEIGLRSVKIRVLTGEIVIIPNGNIGKVINHSVSNGQAVLDISIAYEADIDQAILVLEGVAQDAFDKYETILQLPQILGVQELADSAIVIRMIAEVSPLQQWHIQRELRRLIKKSFDQHNIEIPYSKMVIYQKNEGGAQ